In one window of Paenarthrobacter nicotinovorans DNA:
- a CDS encoding DMP19 family protein: MTTNEYPVVLNKTGFEAGNADVVDSNVNVVNQMYQELLNSDEIAFPALNSYFVDFYLTQALSGGFAQYVFTAPEREEVDAYVRAGLEAMGAERHLDLFNRTAAAFDALTEEEAEAYLDGELDESETPVPAVVALDELDGEFEALLEEEDIIDLNAAYLRDQSELLVLSEDEIEEHIAARVAQIPDLAERQAEAEEEALANAPEFEVIIRELCDVAGYSLEKITMGDPNYEHDGVKTLAWHFSTDHGDYLMIEDDDEAFMIHPETKEIIAAVEFEESEEFADA; this comes from the coding sequence ATGACTACCAACGAGTACCCCGTCGTCCTGAACAAGACCGGATTCGAAGCCGGCAATGCGGATGTTGTGGATTCCAACGTCAACGTCGTGAACCAGATGTACCAGGAGCTCCTCAACAGCGACGAAATCGCGTTCCCTGCGCTCAACAGCTACTTCGTGGATTTCTACCTGACGCAAGCGCTGTCCGGCGGCTTCGCCCAGTACGTCTTCACCGCGCCGGAGCGTGAGGAAGTTGATGCGTATGTCCGCGCCGGGCTCGAAGCCATGGGCGCTGAGCGGCACCTGGATCTCTTCAACCGAACGGCTGCGGCGTTTGACGCGCTGACGGAAGAGGAAGCAGAGGCCTACCTGGACGGCGAACTGGATGAGTCCGAGACTCCCGTTCCCGCGGTTGTGGCCTTGGACGAACTCGACGGCGAGTTCGAAGCCTTGCTTGAGGAAGAGGACATCATCGATCTCAACGCTGCCTACCTGCGCGACCAGTCCGAGCTCCTGGTTCTTTCCGAGGATGAGATCGAGGAACACATCGCTGCCCGTGTGGCCCAAATCCCGGACCTGGCCGAGCGCCAGGCAGAGGCAGAAGAGGAAGCACTCGCCAACGCTCCCGAGTTCGAGGTCATCATCCGCGAATTGTGCGACGTGGCCGGCTACTCCTTGGAGAAGATCACCATGGGCGATCCCAACTACGAGCACGACGGCGTGAAGACCCTCGCCTGGCACTTCTCCACCGACCACGGGGACTACCTCATGATCGAGGACGACGACGAGGCCTTCATGATCCACCCGGAGACGAAGGAAATCATCGCGGCCGTGGAGTTCGAAGAGTCTGAGGAATTCGCGGACGCCTAA